A single genomic interval of Streptomyces sp. BA2 harbors:
- a CDS encoding ABC transporter substrate-binding protein yields MPHPRLPQTSRRGILAAGGALGLTALLAACGDEKKGGSGAADSGDSGSWSFKDDRGKTAKAKGTPKSIVAFTGVAAALFDYGVEVKGVFGPTKTKDGKADVQAGDMDISKLTVIGNEWGQFNIEKYAGLAPDLLVSTMFDDAGTLWYVPEESKDKILKLAPSVGVSVYDRQMTQPLQRLLSLAESLGADVKAEKVVKAKKRFEAAAERLRKVAKANKDIKVMVGSASQDIFYVSGTNLSADLEYFKSLGVNFVEPSEAAKKESGGWFENLSWENVNKHGADVIMMDNRTSALQPDALDKSKPTWAKLPAVKAGQVIPRVTEPIYSYDKCAPILEDLADAIEKAKKVS; encoded by the coding sequence ATGCCCCACCCCCGCCTCCCCCAGACCTCCCGCCGCGGCATCCTCGCCGCCGGCGGAGCCCTCGGCCTCACGGCCCTGCTGGCAGCCTGCGGAGACGAGAAAAAGGGCGGCTCGGGCGCGGCCGACTCCGGGGACTCCGGCTCCTGGAGCTTCAAGGACGACCGCGGCAAGACCGCCAAGGCCAAGGGGACGCCGAAGAGCATCGTCGCCTTCACCGGCGTCGCCGCGGCACTCTTCGACTACGGCGTCGAGGTCAAGGGTGTGTTCGGCCCGACGAAGACCAAGGACGGCAAAGCGGACGTCCAGGCCGGCGACATGGACATCAGCAAGCTGACGGTCATCGGCAACGAATGGGGCCAGTTCAACATCGAGAAGTACGCGGGCCTGGCCCCCGACCTCCTCGTCTCCACGATGTTCGACGACGCGGGCACCCTTTGGTACGTCCCGGAGGAGAGCAAGGACAAGATCCTCAAGCTCGCCCCGAGCGTCGGCGTCTCCGTCTACGACCGCCAGATGACCCAGCCCCTCCAGCGTCTCCTCTCGCTCGCCGAGTCGCTCGGCGCGGACGTGAAGGCGGAGAAGGTCGTCAAGGCGAAGAAGCGCTTCGAGGCCGCCGCCGAGCGGCTGCGCAAGGTCGCCAAGGCGAACAAGGACATCAAGGTCATGGTCGGCTCGGCCAGCCAGGACATCTTCTACGTCTCCGGCACGAACCTCTCCGCCGACCTGGAGTACTTCAAGTCCCTCGGCGTGAACTTCGTGGAGCCGTCCGAGGCCGCCAAGAAGGAGAGCGGCGGCTGGTTCGAGAACCTGAGCTGGGAGAACGTCAACAAGCACGGCGCGGACGTCATCATGATGGACAACCGCACCTCCGCCCTGCAGCCCGACGCCCTGGACAAGTCCAAGCCGACCTGGGCGAAGCTGCCCGCGGTCAAGGCCGGACAGGTCATCCCCCGCGTCACCGAGCCCATTTACTCGTACGACAAGTGCGCCCCG